A genomic segment from Streptomyces sp. NBC_01233 encodes:
- a CDS encoding HPP family protein encodes MSTNTALRPEPPAPAPALRPGAKGAVRAPAAALHSICAVTAVLLGLVAIGAMIHEPVLIPPLAASAALVHSAPALPLAQPRGVVIGHLVGCAVGYGVLAVAGSSAWAAAVAAGLTLALNMAARTPHSPAVATAVIILLQTPAPGRFVPLLFGSAVLLVLTGYAASRVRRNAPRYPAYWW; translated from the coding sequence ATGAGCACCAACACGGCCCTGCGCCCCGAGCCCCCCGCGCCTGCCCCCGCCCTTCGCCCGGGGGCGAAGGGAGCCGTGCGGGCCCCGGCGGCGGCGCTGCACAGCATCTGCGCGGTGACCGCCGTCCTGCTGGGTCTCGTCGCGATCGGCGCGATGATCCACGAGCCGGTGCTGATACCCCCGCTGGCCGCCAGCGCCGCGCTGGTCCACAGTGCCCCGGCCCTGCCGCTCGCCCAGCCGCGCGGTGTGGTCATCGGCCACCTGGTGGGCTGCGCCGTGGGCTACGGCGTTCTCGCGGTGGCGGGCAGCAGCGCCTGGGCGGCGGCCGTGGCGGCCGGCCTCACCCTCGCCCTGAACATGGCCGCCCGCACCCCGCACTCGCCGGCCGTGGCCACTGCCGTGATCATCTTGCTGCAGACGCCCGCCCCCGGCCGCTTCGTCCCGCTGCTGTTCGGTTCGGCGGTCCTGCTGGTCCTGACCGGATACGCCGCTTCCCGTGTTCGCCGCAACGCGCCGAGGTACCCCGCCTACTGGTGGTGA
- a CDS encoding aminoglycoside phosphotransferase family protein, protein MGTRLPFGAELRAELGVPEGSLRLGSSPRSRVWRVELPTSTAVVKQLVEGPDADERYAREVAALRLAARAGIPVVPALLATDPGERVLVLEHLEHQRPAGDWIVDYAAALARLHATARPDDAGVLPRWQGPNQADIDSFLRLAGALEVPVTSAVSGELDDLVARLDQAPGHALLHGDPCPGNDLHTATGIRFIDFEQASLGSGLMELAYLRIGFPTCWCVTSASEPLLERAENAYREEWRTATGSEVRGGLADACAGWLIRGDALVQRAHREGTDHLARIPHQDWTWGTATARQRLVHRLGVVGRMTAEDAVLGGLSSLSTAMRRQMLARWPALQPVPAQRP, encoded by the coding sequence ATGGGGACACGACTGCCGTTCGGAGCCGAGCTACGTGCTGAGCTGGGAGTGCCCGAGGGCTCTCTCAGACTGGGCAGCAGCCCTCGCTCACGCGTCTGGCGCGTCGAGCTGCCGACGTCGACGGCGGTGGTGAAGCAGCTCGTCGAGGGTCCTGACGCCGACGAGCGGTACGCACGTGAGGTGGCCGCCCTGCGGCTCGCCGCCCGAGCCGGAATCCCCGTGGTGCCGGCGTTGCTGGCCACTGATCCCGGCGAGCGGGTCCTGGTGCTGGAGCACCTGGAACACCAACGCCCGGCCGGCGACTGGATCGTCGACTACGCAGCCGCGTTGGCACGGCTGCATGCCACGGCCCGCCCGGATGACGCGGGGGTACTTCCCCGGTGGCAGGGCCCGAACCAGGCCGACATCGACTCCTTCCTGCGGCTGGCCGGTGCTCTGGAGGTTCCCGTCACGTCAGCCGTGTCCGGCGAACTCGACGACCTCGTCGCCCGGCTCGACCAGGCACCCGGGCACGCCCTCCTCCACGGAGACCCCTGCCCCGGTAACGACCTCCACACGGCCACCGGGATCAGATTCATCGACTTCGAGCAAGCCTCGTTGGGCAGCGGCTTGATGGAGCTCGCCTACCTGCGCATCGGCTTTCCGACCTGCTGGTGTGTCACTTCGGCGTCGGAGCCGCTGCTGGAACGGGCGGAGAACGCGTACCGCGAGGAGTGGCGCACCGCGACCGGCTCGGAAGTCCGAGGTGGGCTCGCCGACGCGTGCGCGGGCTGGCTGATCCGCGGCGACGCGCTGGTACAGCGGGCACACCGCGAAGGCACGGACCACCTGGCCCGGATTCCCCACCAGGACTGGACGTGGGGCACTGCGACCGCCCGGCAACGGCTCGTCCACCGGCTCGGTGTCGTTGGCCGGATGACGGCCGAGGACGCCGTTCTCGGCGGTCTGAGCAGCCTCAGCACCGCCATGCGCCGGCAGATGCTCGCCCGCTGGCCCGCACTTCAGCCCGTCCCGGCGCAGCGGCCTTGA
- a CDS encoding alpha/beta fold hydrolase — translation MFKVVSSDGTVIACERHGDAGPALVLVGGTLMPRARHAPLAALLARDFSVVNYGRRGRGDSGDHPVYDVQREIDDLDAVIERVGGPVFLFGMSSGAVLTLEAVARGRAVSALALYEPPFVSTGPAPRCPPTTSTA, via the coding sequence ATGTTCAAGGTGGTCTCGTCCGACGGCACGGTGATCGCCTGTGAGCGGCACGGCGACGCGGGCCCGGCACTCGTTCTCGTCGGCGGCACCTTGATGCCCCGGGCGCGGCACGCACCGCTCGCCGCGCTGCTGGCGCGTGACTTCAGCGTCGTCAACTACGGCCGCAGGGGCCGCGGCGACAGCGGCGACCACCCCGTCTACGACGTGCAGCGCGAGATCGACGACCTGGACGCGGTGATCGAGCGGGTGGGCGGGCCGGTGTTCCTCTTCGGGATGTCCTCCGGAGCCGTCCTAACCCTGGAGGCCGTGGCCAGGGGCAGAGCCGTCTCGGCCCTGGCCCTGTACGAGCCGCCGTTCGTCTCGACGGGACCCGCCCCCCGCTGCCCGCCGACTACGTCGACCGCGTGA
- a CDS encoding S41 family peptidase: MGHKWLKGARAVTVVMASALAAGAAVPAAVAGRPAHPTGSVDGVWRVDGYGTVLSIADGRLREHQTTAMGCAPGYEAVRTAPGTYRVEDGTLLTVRPQGVLHVSGSTGDRRLRRLAALPKACERQSPTDPLTTFDVFWSTFEENYPFFADKGIDWHAVRDTHRPEVHADTTREELFNLFADMVGPLYDAHVAVVEQGRRPFVRTRPGTSDRPDLLDAKAKEHIIRRDLGGTKPQEFGNGRISYADLPDGQGYLRISGFADYDEQDPGYAAQLAGLDRALDAVLTPERTAALRGLIIDLRVNGGGEDALGVHLARRLTDTPYVAYRKRTRATPAQAVRVEPARDAPRYTGPIAVLTGGTTFSAGETFTQALIDRPGRTIRVGEPTQGVFSDTMVRALPNGMSIRLPNEEYLTRTGTTFDITGIPPHLRTPVFTEEEFEQNRDSAFDTAAAALKS; this comes from the coding sequence ATGGGACACAAGTGGCTCAAAGGAGCCAGGGCCGTGACGGTCGTGATGGCGTCGGCCCTGGCCGCCGGGGCGGCCGTGCCCGCCGCCGTGGCGGGACGCCCGGCCCATCCGACGGGTTCGGTCGACGGCGTCTGGCGCGTGGACGGCTACGGCACGGTTCTGTCGATCGCGGACGGGCGCCTGCGGGAGCACCAGACCACGGCGATGGGTTGTGCACCTGGCTACGAGGCCGTGCGGACGGCCCCGGGCACCTACCGCGTCGAGGACGGCACCTTGCTCACCGTCCGCCCGCAGGGAGTGCTGCACGTGTCCGGATCCACGGGTGACCGCCGACTGCGGCGGCTCGCGGCACTGCCGAAGGCCTGCGAACGGCAGTCGCCCACCGACCCGCTGACCACCTTCGACGTCTTCTGGAGCACCTTCGAGGAGAACTACCCCTTCTTCGCGGACAAGGGCATCGACTGGCACGCCGTCCGGGACACCCACCGCCCCGAGGTCCACGCGGACACCACGAGGGAGGAGCTCTTCAACCTCTTCGCCGACATGGTGGGACCGCTGTACGACGCGCACGTCGCCGTCGTCGAGCAGGGCCGCCGTCCTTTCGTCCGGACCCGGCCGGGCACGAGCGATAGGCCCGACCTGCTGGACGCCAAGGCCAAGGAGCACATCATCCGGCGGGACCTCGGCGGCACGAAGCCGCAGGAGTTCGGGAACGGCCGCATCTCCTACGCCGACCTGCCCGACGGGCAGGGCTACCTGCGGATCTCCGGATTCGCCGACTACGACGAGCAGGACCCCGGGTACGCCGCCCAGCTCGCCGGACTGGACCGGGCGCTCGACGCGGTCCTCACCCCGGAGCGCACGGCGGCCCTTCGGGGGCTGATCATCGACCTGCGGGTCAACGGCGGTGGCGAGGACGCCCTGGGGGTGCACCTCGCCCGGCGCCTGACCGACACCCCGTACGTCGCTTACCGCAAGCGCACCCGCGCCACCCCTGCGCAGGCCGTCAGGGTGGAGCCGGCCCGGGACGCACCCCGCTACACCGGCCCCATCGCCGTACTCACGGGCGGCACGACGTTCAGCGCGGGGGAAACCTTCACCCAGGCCCTCATCGACCGACCCGGCCGGACCATCCGCGTCGGAGAGCCCACTCAGGGGGTCTTCTCGGACACCATGGTCCGCGCGCTCCCGAACGGCATGAGCATCCGGCTCCCGAACGAGGAGTACCTGACGCGCACGGGGACGACCTTCGACATCACCGGGATCCCCCCGCACCTCCGGACGCCGGTCTTCACCGAGGAGGAGTTCGAGCAGAACCGCGACTCGGCCTTCGACACGGCCGCCGCGGCACTGAAGAGCTAG
- a CDS encoding CU044_2847 family protein: MERRIQQIELPGGETVLTRVSVLSPEDVPHGSEESAYEDVGALDHLTARVDQLNELVSGIGSAVVESARAARPDEVSATFGIELVVKPGKAVALLADGEAKAAISVTLTWRPREGEGAVPPDHASG; encoded by the coding sequence ATGGAACGTCGGATCCAGCAGATCGAACTGCCGGGCGGGGAGACCGTACTGACCCGCGTGAGCGTGTTGAGCCCCGAGGACGTGCCCCACGGATCGGAGGAGTCCGCCTACGAGGACGTGGGCGCGCTGGACCATCTCACCGCTCGCGTGGACCAGTTGAACGAACTGGTCAGCGGCATCGGGTCCGCCGTGGTCGAATCCGCGCGCGCCGCCCGCCCCGACGAGGTCAGCGCCACCTTCGGGATCGAGCTGGTGGTGAAGCCGGGCAAGGCCGTAGCCCTGCTGGCGGACGGCGAGGCGAAGGCCGCGATCTCGGTCACCCTCACATGGCGCCCCCGAGAAGGGGAAGGCGCGGTGCCTCCGGACCACGCAAGCGGATGA
- a CDS encoding IS256 family transposase: MALSQSDLLRLLESLRSADGLELVRGIAERMLQELIEAEAAAHIGAGWNEHTEARTALRNGHREKTLTTQAGDLELAIPKLRAGSFFPSLLERRRRIDQALYAVIVEAYVHGVSTRSVDDLVKALGADTGISKSEVSRICADLDEPLTAFRTRPLDHTRFPYMYLDATYCKARVNHQIVSRAVVVATGITEDGGREVLGVMVGDSETEAFWAEFLRSLRERGLTGVRLVLSDSHSGLVKAIRKVMLGAAWQRCRVHFLRNVFAVIPKEATEMVAATIRTVFAQPTQDAVRTQLDTVAEMLGKQFPKVKQMLLDAKDDLTAFAAFPERHWKKIQSTNPLERINREIKRRTDVVQVFPNDDALLRLVTAVLFELHDEWIAFPRRYLPEGSMDEIYPTELPKSAPAPPNATNAPTE; the protein is encoded by the coding sequence GTGGCCCTGTCCCAGTCTGACCTATTACGCCTGCTGGAGTCACTACGCTCGGCAGACGGACTCGAACTCGTCCGCGGCATCGCCGAGCGGATGCTGCAGGAGCTGATCGAGGCCGAGGCCGCTGCCCACATCGGTGCCGGCTGGAACGAGCACACCGAGGCCCGTACCGCCTTGCGCAACGGGCACCGCGAGAAGACGCTCACCACCCAGGCCGGCGACCTGGAGCTGGCCATCCCCAAACTGCGCGCCGGAAGCTTCTTCCCCAGCCTGCTGGAGCGCCGGCGCCGGATCGACCAGGCCCTGTACGCGGTCATCGTGGAGGCCTACGTCCATGGCGTGTCCACCCGGTCGGTGGACGACTTGGTCAAGGCCCTGGGCGCGGACACCGGGATCTCCAAGAGCGAGGTCTCCCGGATCTGCGCGGACCTGGACGAGCCGCTGACCGCCTTCCGCACCCGGCCGCTGGACCACACCCGCTTCCCCTACATGTACCTGGACGCCACCTACTGCAAGGCACGCGTGAACCACCAGATCGTCTCTCGCGCCGTGGTCGTCGCCACCGGGATCACCGAGGACGGCGGCCGCGAGGTCCTGGGCGTCATGGTCGGCGACAGCGAGACCGAGGCGTTCTGGGCCGAGTTCCTGCGCTCCCTGCGCGAACGCGGCCTGACCGGGGTCCGCCTGGTCCTGTCCGACAGCCATTCCGGCCTGGTCAAGGCGATCCGCAAGGTCATGCTCGGCGCCGCGTGGCAGAGATGCCGTGTTCATTTCCTGCGAAATGTCTTCGCGGTGATTCCGAAGGAGGCGACCGAGATGGTCGCCGCAACCATCCGCACAGTCTTCGCCCAGCCCACCCAGGACGCGGTCCGCACCCAGCTCGACACCGTCGCCGAGATGCTCGGCAAGCAGTTCCCCAAGGTCAAACAGATGCTCCTGGACGCCAAGGACGACCTGACCGCCTTCGCGGCCTTCCCGGAACGGCACTGGAAGAAGATCCAGTCCACCAACCCGCTCGAACGGATCAACCGCGAGATCAAGCGCCGCACCGACGTCGTCCAGGTCTTCCCCAACGACGACGCCCTCCTGCGACTGGTCACAGCCGTGCTCTTCGAACTGCACGACGAATGGATCGCCTTCCCCCGCCGCTACCTGCCCGAGGGAAGCATGGACGAGATCTACCCCACCGAGCTCCCTAAAAGCGCCCCCGCACCACCCAACGCCACCAACGCGCCCACCGAGTGA
- a CDS encoding MFS transporter — MVAGRSLGRQFGWLWAAYAVSTLGTWLAFDAFALIAILVLHAGTTEVSLLAASGLAIGAVVALPLGPWVEFRRKRPVMIAMDLVRFAALMSVPVAFALGRLCFAQLLVVSVVVGAADIAFTAASGAALKALVRREDLLVANGRFESTTWTATMLGPPLGGAAIVLVGPVMTMVANAVSYLLSAVGIRAMGGREVRPGPAGARPRLRVGDLAAGWRYILTDSALRPLFANTVLVNGLIMAASPLLAVLMVRDLGFTPWQYGLAFAVPCVGGLIGSRLSPRVVARFGQHRVMVTAGALRAFWLLGLAFIGPGPAGLVLVMTVELGLITCMGVCNPVFATYRLARTPADRVARTLSAWSVTSKATIAALTALWGLLAGVTSPRTALVIAGLVLMATPLLLPRHDHPPRHEREPARNLT; from the coding sequence ATGGTGGCTGGGCGGTCGCTGGGTCGGCAGTTCGGGTGGCTCTGGGCGGCGTACGCGGTCAGTACCCTCGGCACATGGCTCGCGTTCGATGCGTTCGCCTTGATCGCGATCCTCGTGCTGCACGCCGGGACGACCGAGGTGTCGCTGCTGGCGGCTTCGGGGCTGGCCATCGGCGCGGTGGTGGCGCTGCCGCTCGGCCCGTGGGTGGAGTTCCGCCGCAAGCGGCCCGTGATGATCGCGATGGACCTGGTCAGGTTCGCAGCGTTGATGAGCGTGCCGGTGGCGTTCGCGCTCGGCCGGCTCTGCTTCGCCCAGCTCCTGGTCGTGTCGGTCGTCGTCGGCGCAGCCGACATCGCCTTCACGGCGGCCAGTGGCGCTGCCCTGAAGGCGCTCGTCCGGCGGGAGGACCTGCTCGTCGCGAACGGGCGGTTCGAGTCCACGACCTGGACCGCCACCATGCTCGGCCCGCCACTCGGCGGGGCCGCGATCGTCCTGGTCGGCCCGGTGATGACCATGGTGGCCAACGCGGTGAGCTACCTGCTCTCGGCGGTGGGGATCCGCGCGATGGGCGGGCGGGAGGTGCGTCCCGGGCCCGCCGGAGCGCGGCCACGGCTGCGCGTCGGCGACCTGGCCGCAGGGTGGCGGTACATCCTGACCGACTCGGCGCTGCGCCCGCTGTTCGCCAACACGGTCCTGGTCAACGGCCTGATCATGGCGGCCTCGCCGCTGCTCGCCGTCCTCATGGTCCGCGACCTCGGATTCACGCCCTGGCAGTACGGCCTCGCCTTCGCCGTGCCCTGTGTCGGCGGCCTGATCGGCTCACGGCTGTCCCCGCGGGTCGTCGCGCGGTTCGGGCAGCACAGGGTGATGGTGACCGCCGGGGCGCTGCGGGCGTTCTGGCTGCTCGGGCTGGCCTTCATCGGCCCCGGCCCTGCCGGGCTCGTGCTCGTCATGACGGTGGAACTCGGGCTGATCACCTGCATGGGCGTGTGCAACCCCGTGTTCGCCACCTACCGCCTCGCTCGGACCCCGGCGGACCGGGTCGCCCGCACCCTGTCCGCGTGGTCGGTCACCAGCAAGGCCACCATTGCCGCGCTGACCGCTCTGTGGGGCCTGCTCGCCGGGGTCACCAGCCCCCGCACCGCGCTCGTGATCGCCGGTCTCGTCCTCATGGCGACCCCGCTCCTGCTCCCCCGGCACGACCACCCGCCCCGGCACGAGCGCGAGCCGGCCCGCAACCTCACCTGA
- a CDS encoding alpha/beta fold hydrolase, translated as MPDDSIAGMRHTPVWAAWEATAPTLPYDGQVMAGTMSGRPLPTDRWRSVNVPVLVGYGSAGETYMANGAKELASLGDHYTLHAVPGQNHNVDPHALAPVLTAFFTGS; from the coding sequence ATGCCGGACGACTCCATCGCCGGGATGCGGCACACCCCTGTCTGGGCCGCCTGGGAGGCCACCGCCCCCACCCTGCCCTACGACGGTCAGGTGATGGCCGGCACCATGTCCGGCCGGCCGCTGCCCACCGACCGGTGGCGGTCCGTGAACGTACCGGTCCTCGTGGGCTACGGCAGCGCGGGAGAGACGTACATGGCCAACGGGGCGAAGGAACTCGCCTCCCTCGGCGACCACTACACCCTGCACGCCGTGCCCGGCCAGAACCACAACGTCGACCCCCACGCCCTCGCGCCGGTGCTGACCGCCTTCTTCACCGGCTCGTAG